From Glycine max cultivar Williams 82 chromosome 11, Glycine_max_v4.0, whole genome shotgun sequence, the proteins below share one genomic window:
- the LOC102661233 gene encoding probable polyol transporter 3: MPSMEIGGEKDQFNKYACACAVVASMISIIFGYDTGVMSGAMIFIKEELGISDTQQEVLAGILNLCALVGSLAAGRTSDYIGRRYTIALASVLFMGGSILMGYGPNYAILMLGRCVAGIGVGFALLIAPVYSAEISSAKSRGFLASLPELCIGIGILLGYVANYFLGKLTLKLGWRLMLGIAAVPSLALAFGILAMPESPRWLVMQGHLGKAKKVLLKVSNTEQEADLRFKDIKIAAGIDENCPEEMVKLPQKNHGEGVWKELIVRPSNSVRWMLIAAVGIHFFEHATGIEAVMLYSPRIFKKAGVTTKDKLLLTTIGVGLTKIFFLIIASFLLDRFGRRRLLLTSTGGMVCSLAVLGFSLTMVHTSQEKLSWALTLSIVATYSFVASFNIGLGPVTWVYSSEIFPSKLRAQGASIGVAVNRVMNAAVSMSFISIYKTITIGGTFFMFAAISILAWLFFYFFLPETKGVALEGMEMVFSKNYSRNVAAETDQRQNA; the protein is encoded by the exons ATGCCTAGCATGGAGATAGGTGGCGAAAAAGATCAGTTCAATAAATATGCTTGTGCATGTGCTGTAGTCGCTTCCATGATATCCATCATATTTGGATATG ATACCGGTGTTATGAGTGGAGCCATGATATTCATAAAGGAGGAGCTCGGAATCAGCGACACCCAACAAGAAGTTCTTGCAGGAATCTTAAACCTTTGTGCCTTGGTAGGATCTTTAGCTGCAGGAAGAACCTCTGATTACATTGGTCGACGCTACACAATCGCCCTAGCCTCTGTCCTTTTCATGGGTGGTTCAATTCTCATGGGATATGGTCCAAACTACGCAATTCTAATGTTGGGAAGGTGTGTTGCTGGTATTGGCGTGGGTTTTGCTCTTTTGATAGCACCAGTTTATTCTGCTGAAATCTCCTCAGCTAAATCACGAGGCTTTCTAGCTTCCCTACCCGAGCTTTGTATTGGTATTGGAATTTTACTTGGTTACGTAGCGAACTACTTCTTAGGGAAATTGACTTTGAAGCTTGGGTGGAGATTGATGCTTGGTATTGCAGCAGTTCCTTCACTTGCTTTGGCTTTTGGCATTCTGGCAATGCCAGAATCTCCAAGGTGGTTGGTGATGCAAGGCCATTTAGGAAAAGCCAAGAAAGTTTTGTTGAAAGTTTCAAATACTGAACAAGAAGCTGATCTTCGGTTCAAGGATATAAAGATTGCTGCTGGGATTGACGAGAATTGCCCTGAGGAAATGGTTAAGCTCCCACAGAAGAACCATGGTGAAGGGGTTTGGAAAGAGTTAATAGTGAGACCCTCTAATTCTGTTCGGTGGATGTTGATTGCAGCTGTTGGGATTCACTTTTTTGAGCATGCAACTGGAATTGAAGCTGTTATGCTATATAGTCCAAGAATCTTTAAGAAAGCTGGAGTCACCACAAAGGACAAGCTCTTGCTCACAACCATTGGAGTAGGCCTCACaaaaatctttttcttgatAATAGCCTCATTTTTGCTTGACAGATTTGGGAGAAGACGCCTCTTGCTTACAAGCACCGGAGGAATGGTTTGTAGCCTTGCAGTGTTAGGATTCAGCTTGACCATGGTGCATACTTCACAGGAAAAGCTCTCATGGGCCTTGACCCTTAGCATAGTGGCTACTTACTCATTTGTTGCTTCTTTTAATATTGGACTTGGACCTGTCACATGGGTGTATAGCTCAGAGATTTTCCCTTCTAAGTTGAGAGCACAAGGAGCAAGTATTGGAGTTGCTGTCAACAGAGTCATGAATGCTGCTGTTTCCATGAGTTTCATTTCAATCTATAAAACAATAACTATAGGTGGGACTTTTTTCATGTTTGCTGCTATATCTATATTAGCTTGGttgttcttctattttttcctGCCTGAAACCAAGGGGGTGGCCTTGGAAGGGATGGAGATGGTTTTCAGCAAAAATTATAGTAGGAATGTAGCTGCAGAAACTGATCAGAGGCAGAACGCGTAA
- the LOC100787395 gene encoding probable polyol transporter 6 codes for MSTEDDNNKPYQVPKENYSVNSHRRLFNKYACACVMTASIISAIFGYVMGVMAGALIFIKEDLQISDLQVQLLAGILDVFAVSGAMAAGRTSDYIGRRYTVILASLIFLLGSILMGYGPSYSILIIGRCIVGIGVGFALIIVPVYSTEISSPSKRGFLTSLPDLCINLGFLLGYVSNYLFEKLPLKLGWRIMVALPAIPSLILVILMLNSVESPRWLVMQGRIAEARKVLLLVSNTNEEAKQRLNEIEVSVGIVENCTLDIVQVPRETRSGAGALKELFCKPSPPVRRILIAAIGVHVFQQSSGIEGILVYSPRVFERTGISDKSKLMLVTVGMGISKTVSTLVATFLLDRVGRRILFLVSSGGMVVALLGLGVCMTTVESSTEKLLWTTSIAIIATYVYVAFMAIGIGPVTWVYSTEIFPLRLRAQGIGICVAVNRTTNLAVVTSFISIYKKITMGGIFFLFTAINALAWCFYYFLPETKGRSLEDMESIFGENSKSKVQNDEAREQH; via the exons ATGTCTACGGAAGATGATAATAACAAACCTTACCAAGTACccaaagaaaattattcagtTAACAGTCATCGAAGACTATTTAACAAGTATGCTTGTGCTTGTGTGATGACTGCCTCGATTATATCTGCCATATTTGGTTACG TTATGGGAGTGATGGCTGGAGCACTGATATTCATAAAGGAAGATCTTCAAATCAGTGACCTACAAGTGCAGCTCCTAGCAGGCATCTTAGACGTGTTCGCAGTATCAGGAGCCATGGCTGCAGGAAGAACATCTGATTATATAGGTCGCCGCTACACCGTCATTCTAGCCTCACTCATCTTCTTGTTGGGCTCCATTCTAATGGGCTATGGCCCATCCTACTCAATCTTAATCATTGGAAGATGCATTGTTGGAATTGGTGTGGGTTTTGCATTGATCATAGTACCAGTTTACAGCACAGAGATTTCATCTCCTTCCAAGAGAGGCTTTCTCACCTCTCTCCCAGACCTTTGCATCAACTTGGGGTTCTTGCTTGGCTATGTCTCAAACTACTTGTTTGAAAAATTGCCCCTGAAACTTGGATGGAGAATAATGGTTGCTCTTCCAGCAATTCCTTCCCTCATTCTAGTCATTCTCATGTTGAATTCGGTAGAGTCTCCAAGGTGGTTAGTGATGCAAGGACGTATAGCTGAGGCCAGGAAAGTGCTTTTATTAGTCTCTAATACAAACGAAGAAGCTAAACAACGCTTGAATGAAATAGAAGTTTCTGTTGGCATTGTTGAAAACTGCACCCTAGACATTGTTCAGGTTCCAAGGGAAACTCGCAGTGGTGCAGGAGCTCTTAAGGAACTGTTTTGTAAACCTTCCCCACCTGTGCGTAGGATACTAATTGCCGCCATTGGGGTTCATGTGTTCCAGCAGAGTAGTGGAATCGAGGGTATTTTGGTATATAGCCCAAGGGTGTTTGAGAGAACAGGAATCAGTGACAAGAGCAAGCTCATGCTAGTCACTGTTGGCATGGGAATCAGCAAAACTGTGTCAACATTAGTTGCAACATTTTTGTTGGACAGAGTTGGGAGGAGGATTCTCTTTCTGGTTAGTTCAGGAGGAATGGTTGTGGCACTGTTAGGGTTAGGTGTTTGCATGACCACAGTGGAAAGTTCCACTGAGAAATTATTGTGGACAACAAGCATTGCCATAATTGCTACCTACGTTTATGTGGCTTTTATGGCTATTGGAATTGGGCCTGTGACATGGGTTTATAGCACTGAGATATTTCCTTTGAGATTGAGGGCACAAGGAATTGGCATATGCGTGGCTGTGAACAGAACTACGAATTTGGCAGTGGTCACAAGTTTCATTTCGATCTATAAAAAGATAACAATGGGTgggattttctttctgtttACAGCTATTAATGCTTTGGCTTGGTGTTTCTACTACTTTTTGCCTGAGACTAAAGGAAGATCATTAGAAGATATGGAGAGTATCTTTGGGGAAAATTCCAAATCGAAGGTACAAAATGACGAAGCCAGAGAGCAACACTAG